The stretch of DNA agaatgaaaaataattaaattactaaaGAGTGAACCACGTGGAGCGTCGTTAAATTTTGCATTTAAGTGTTACCGTTAGGTGAGTCTTAactcttaaaagaaaaataaataaaaaaataaataaatgtataaatgGTGTGGTTGATCGAAAGGATGAAGCGTTGTGGTTGGACAGGATTGGGCCACGGTATTACTAGGTGAAACAAAACAGATCGCAAATCTTGCATCTTAGGGATGCACCAGCTGTAACATTTGAAACTTTATCGTTGACTAACAAAATCCATCCATTACGAAAGGAACAAACTAGTATCGTGTGTGTGCGCGTGGAAACAAACATATTAGCGTCTTCATTCAACTTTATGACGTTAATCATACTACGAGTATAGTCAAATAGTATGAGGATTTATTATCACTAGTAGAAATAAATACGCAATTACGCAACACCTTGTAGCAAAGTTTGGGAGAAAGAGAACCATATTTCGTACGGATGGATTTCATGTGTCATTGTTCAAATTTCCTTCTTCCTCCGGATAATCCAAACgcggcttcttcttcttcttcttctgtcTCACTAACATACGCTCTCGTTGTGCTCAATCAACACCTCCCCAAATTCGCTCCTCTGCTTTGGGACCACGGTAATTTCTTCCTGCAACCGCAACCGCAACCATTTCATttgatttatgtattttttgttgATGCTTTGTTGTTACAGCACATATACGAGTGTGCGCTGATGGAGGTGCCAATCGTGTGTATGATGAAATGCCTCTTTTCTTCCCTCAACTTAATCCTTCCCATGTTCGCACCAGGTTTCTTCTCTTCAACTTTCTTGcttcttttattttctacttTTCGTTATTGGCTTTATGTTTACAACAACTTTGTGAATCACTTTTCGCTCTGTCATTCGGTGGTCCAATCCACAAAAGTCTATTCACTTTTTCCAATTTTTTGGTCAATAGTTATTTTGGTTCGTGAACGAACTTGTGAGACACCATCATTATCATTATATAGTTCATCAATATATCGaaattccaaatatatttttaattgtctCTTTTGTTGATTTAATTGACCAATGAAAACACATTTGAAGAccaacataatcaacaaaagataCATTTTGGTATGTTTTAGCAATTTAGGTAAATTCAATCGATGACGGTTGTAACAACATCTTACCCATTTAACGACCTAAATGACTGTTTACCCTTCTTTCTTGTCTTGACCCTACTTTCCACAAGAAAAGAGCCATGTTAATCCGGAATCCAGAGTTTTGCTGAAACTTTAGAAAGTTTGGTCATCCAAACTTTAGAAAATCTGGTCACCATTTGAGGCCAAGCACATAAAGTTTTTGCACTGATGTTTTCTAaagtttgattatttatttattaaaaagtaattattgATTAGGCACATGATTGCAAAATCCACCACGTTTGCGAGTGCTGTATTCAATGAATTTCTTGAATGTTCCAAAGTTGCCATTTTATGCCAAACTTCTATATTACGTATGTGTTGTGGGCATGGGTATCTTAAGTTATCAGTAACTGTAGTTGTATTAATTGTTTTTGAGGGGTAATAGAATTAGGAAAGGGAATGGCAGAACGGGATTCAATATTAAGCTAGTAATGGTAATGATAGATTGTCGTTACAAATACTTCTGAATTCTGATACTAGAGTGTTTTGCGCTTGTTTATTAATGCTCATGCTGGCAATCCCATTTGCTGTATTTGCCTATTTTTGATATTGTCATAAAGATATGTAACTATGTTTCCTTATTTATGGTTTCAGTTCACATACGTGTATCAGAGTGCAGTTATTggttttatcatatattttatgtGATTACTTTTCATGGTTATTGTAAAAAGTTCTACACTATCGATAAATCACAACCACTCATATGTGTAACTTTAGAATTAATCATAGTTAAAATCTAACATTTTCAATTGGTAGTTATGATTGACAGTGTAAAAATCTTTTTACACGTATATAACTTGGATCCATGTTTtgctttttataattttatgcaATGGTAGTTACTATTTCATTCATTGGTATAAGTGGAAAATTGTATGTATATTATCTATGAGTGGTAGCAGTCCAACCCTAGctttcaataaaaattttaacttttctcACAACACCACTTCTTTATACATGATGTCATGGGCATAAGCTCTCTAGATTAACTTTATTCCCATAGAGTCTATGAAGCTTATTTGTTGGAGGATTGGGTTGGACTAAGAGCTCTGTAACATTGGTTGTTTTTCTGTGCTACTGGAAGATCTTGTTTCGTTTTTGTTTGTGACTTGGAGCATCGTTTGCCATTTTGAGTCTACGATTAGTCGATTACAGGATTCCTATTATCTAATTTGCCAGGTTTCTGTCAGGTACAAGCCTGATGCAATCAAAGGTGACATGGACTCAATCAGGACAGAAGTACTTGATTTCTACGCAAAGCtggtctctctctctctctgtatATCTTTATGGTTGCTGTTTTGTTTGTCAATGTGCATGTATTTTCTCCAGAACTCAACTTTCTGGTCCACAAAATTTCATTATTCAGTTCCTATGTTACTGTTACTATGTAAATAGTCTTCCTTCCATTAATCATGATGAGGTCTTATGCTCTTTTGCTTCTTGCAGGGAACGAAAGTAATCGACGAGTCTCATGATCAGGACACCACAGATTTAAACAAATGTGTTGTATACATACGTGACCTTATACCGAATACTGATAAATCAGAGGTAGTTGAATATCTGGCCATAATACATTAATTTCTTTTGCAAGGAGGAGATGGGGTAGTGAACTGATGTCATTTTCAACTTTAGGCTTAGATAGTTTTGGGATAATTGAAATGAATTGAATTTGGTGTAGTATGAGCTCTTATCCCTGTTTGATAGTAAAGAATTACTATAATGCTATGTGTATTTAGTTGTACCATTGGAATTAATCTCAGCTGCCATTCTCTGTTAACATGATTGCAGCTGTGCATTCTCGTTGCTGGAGCACTTGGCGGGAGATTTGATCATGAGATTGGAAATATCAATGTGCTGTGTCGATTCTCCAACACACGCATTATCCTTCTATCTGATGATTGCCTCATTCACCTTCTTCCAAAGAATCACTCTCATAAGATCTTTATCCAATCATCTGTCGAGGGTCCACATTGTGGACTCATTCCCATCGGGTTGCCATCCGGAAGTTCTACAACCACAGGGCTCCAGTGGGACCTCAGTAAGTAATGCATAGTTTGTTGAATAATGATGCTATGTGATTATTTCAATTCCGAACCTGTAAATTTTTAACAGAATGAAAATGCTGCCTGagactttatttttattcttgtgTGGCTGATTGGCTGTTGTTAATCAGAGATATAGGATGGAATACTTTTCCTTTGCTCCAAATGAGTAAATAAACACACTAATTATCATTCCACTAGAATATCAACACACACCTGTATGTACATGATGCTTCTCTGTAAGGATTTAATTTACATGCACTGCCAGAGTAATTTTTTTACACATTCATCGAATCATATTTCACCATTTAGAAATTTGTGGAACAAATATAACAAAGTGGTATAATGATGTGATTTGATTGAATCCACGATGCATCTATAAAAAAGTTATACACTTCCAGTGCATAGAAATTAATCTCTTACTGGCCTGCTGGGATAGACATGGTTCAGACGAGTCATTatctttaatttctttttcaatcaTCCAGTTGTGATCTTGTTTGTCAGTGGAATCTGATgattgacattttatttttgactaTTTCAGATAACACGGAGATGAGATTTGGTGGGTTAGTAAGCACATCAAATATTGTAAAAGGAGATATAATAACAGTACAGTCTGATTCAGATCTTCTTTGGACTATTTCTATCAAGAAGCTCTAGGTTTTACATGTTCTGCATACTGCACCAACATTTCATAACTTCTATGCTATTAATTAGATGGGTCTTATTCCAGTTTGAAGGCCAGACTTTCTGCTGACCTTATTCTTTTTGTTAGATCTGTTGGCCTTTAtttatgtttcctttttttacATTTACTGTGCGAATTATGGGAGGATGGAAGGGAATTATTCATTGATTTGGGAAGTTCTATTCCTTATAACCAATAAAACATGGAAGTTAAGTGACAAAGAAGGTATTTACATTCTTTGGCTTAGTTGTATGTTTTTGTTATCCATTAATGTAATCAGCAGAAAAAAGTTGGAGTTAAAAAAAGAGAGGGTTATCCATTAGCAGTGCCATTTTTACAAAGGTTTCTTTATGGCAAAGTGAACAGATCGATATGTTTTCATTCTTAAAAGCATGAAAAGCAGTTACTTTAATGCATTTGATAGAAAACATGGGTGGATTCAACTATAGTCAGATTTCTTTGTACCATTCTTCTGGCTACTTTTCGTAACATCCAGTATTTTCACACTTGGTAATATACATTCAAAATGGAAGTAAACGAATAGAATAACAAAGATGGTTGGTAGGTTTTGGTACAGTTTAtggtattatatttttatttatttaatttgtatcttTATTTTTCTCTCATACTAGTCCGGAGGTATCTGATTAGAACGATGTTAAAAAAATTGCTACTCAggttcaaactttttttttggttttggaAAGGAAAATGAAACTGAGTTTAGCAAATAGATAAATTACTCTAacttactataaaaaaaaaaaaaattactctaacGTCATTacctaattttaattaattgctATCTGTTCTGCCTTATGCAAACTGTTGACGTTTCTGGTTTGCTATATCCGGTTGAGAAATGCTGCAATATTATTATCTGATTTAATGAAAACCAAAGCCACTTCTTTCAATAGAAATCAAAGATATATGCAAGGACAAACATAAGCGACTTTATTTGTTTATCTTCTGATAATGTAGACCATAGACTTTgggttaattttaaaatttctttacTCTAGGTTATCGTAGTACCAACTTATCAATTGCATCATTATTGAGAGCATTTAACGCTCTTGCAATCTAATTTAAAAGTCAGCATATGGTGTAGCAGGTAAGAATTTTCTCATCGACGCGAAGGTCTATTTAAATCTCCACATTTCATTAACAATTATTtccaataaaagaaaaagagattTAAAGATAGAGATGTGGACACGAAAAaacataagagaaaaaaaatgaaaagatcTATTCCCGTTGTGTTGCAACAGTTGACTAAAGAAAAaggataattaattatattagaaACTGAATTGGAAAATTGATAGAAAGAGATGAAAAGAAAGAACACAATTATTGAATCCAAGTAATACATTCAATTTTCCAAATATTATTcccaaatattattaattaaaataaattcccgatccatccttttttttacgaaaaattcctGAACCATCCTATAATACATCTCTACCTATTAAATGGGACTTATTACACTTCAattattgtaaattaattagATATCCTTAGTGATATAATTTGTTTGAAAAGTAATTAAAATctaatagaaaattattttaacctaatcgaaaattatttcaatcatatttcaaacttagattatctcaaatgatttttttaactgAAACTCATTAGTCATTTGACAATAATCACTTGATTAAATATCTTttacacatatataaataattttatgtattttttattctaattagGTCTTCCTtgacaatattaaaatttaagatataatagatatatttatacaataaagataaagatattttttaagataatttaaatttaaattttagctgaaataatatatagttaaattttatttatcaaatattgaATTACTAAAGTTTATTctccaaaaaattaaaaaaagttagtaaattttttttatataaataatagagTTTTTTAGAAGTCACATTATCACACTAAGATATAAAAATTTCCACTAATTTTATCGTATTTTCATTAAATCTATGTTTCGGAGTAAGTTCAGTTAATTCCTATTTAAATTTtcgttataaaaaataataataaaatctagatgtaaatataaatcatatcaGTAGGAGTATTTGATttgaaatttcaatattttgccTTCCTATAAAAAGAGAACAATAAAAAAGAGATCAACGGCGAAATCAATCATAGAGGGTACAACACTCCCCTCTTTTCCCTCCTCCACCTTTATACACTCTTGCTCTTTTCTCAATCGCACTACTTCATCCACGACACTCAACAACCGCACCAGAAACCAATCACCATCATTCTTCCTtgacaatattaaaatttaagatataatagatatatttatacaataaagataaagatattttttaagataatttaaatttaaattttagctgaaataatatatagttaaattttatttatcaaatattgaATTACTAAAGTTTATTctccaaaaaattaaaaaaagttagtaaattttttttatataaataatagagTTTTTTAGAAGTCACATTATCACACTAAGATATAAAAATTTCCACTAATTTTATCGTATTTTCATTAAATCTATGTTTCGGAGTAAGTTCAGTTAATTCCTATTTAAATTTtcgttataaaaaataataataaaatctagatgtaaatataaatcatatcaGTAGGAGTATTTGATttgaaatttcaatattttgccTTCCTATAAAAAGAGAACAATAAAAAAGAGATCAACGGCGAAATCAATCATAGAGGGTACAACACTCCCCTCTTTTCCCTCCTCCACCTTTATACACTCTTGCTCTTTTCTCAATCGCACTACTTCATCCACGACACTCAACAACCGCACCAGAAACCAATCACCATCATGGTAAGTTTCTCTCTTTTCCAACCCCATTCCTTTCAACCTAGATCTCCCTATTTTCTGttcttttttgttctttctcGTCCCTCttcaaaaaaaagttttttttaaggGGAAACCCTAACTGGATTTAACTTCCCCTAACTGACTATAGAATGTCGTGTCTATATCCTAAACTATTTCGGTTAAAAATTCTGTTATCAAAATCGAATCAGTGTAGGGTTACTGTAACTGTTTTTTGATGAATGAATTCTCAATTTTTGTATGAATGGCTAGTGTTAACTGTTTGTTATTGTTATAATGTATGTTAATTTTCACCATTTCATTACTTTTATCTTTATacgtttataaaaaaaattcatttcttTTTGCAGCTTCCTCTATCTCTTCTTAAGACTGCACAAGGCCACCCTATGGTAAGTAACCAGCatctttttctctattttaccTTTTTGTGTTGTTCTTTCTAATTCTTTCATTAATGTTTTTGAACTTGCTGTAACAGTTGGTGGAGCTGAAAAATGGAGAGACTTATAATGGGCATTTGGTTAATTGCGATACATGGATGAACATCCATCTTCGAGAAGTCATTTGTACCTCTAAAGTAATGTTCTTTTTAAGTGCCCTTGTTTGTTGTCTTTGTAATTTGTTATTATATTGTAAGGTTAGTTTAcaagttttgattgaaatttggCAACGTAGGATGGAGATAGATTTTGGCGGATGCCAGAATGCTATATACGGGGGAATACAATTAAGTATCTTCGAGTTCCCGATGAGGTATGTAGTGGTGGTATTTGGTAAgcttttagtttttaaaaagagATTAAGGGGCATGCACTTTACATTGACATCcaataaaactttattttgCCACATGGTATCGTTAATTTTAAGATGCGGAGTGGGCTGATATATCATAATAGTGATTAAGATTGGATACATACGTGTAAAGTTACTGATCATGGGTTTAGTCGGCGAAAAGCCATGTGCTTAAGGGTTTGAGGCTGTTCTCATCAGTCACCAAACCCTATTATAACCCCACATCGGCGTGAGCTTTATGCATTGGGCTACCCTTTCAGTGGATCGTTGGATAGTTTGTTAAGTGATGTCTGAGTTGTACATAACTTTGTCCACTAATTTTGCTTCATTGCCTTTTATTTTAGGTAATTGACAAAGTTCAAGAAGAAACCAAGAGCCGTACAGGTAAGAATCATTGTTTTGATATCTAGTTGCTTTTGAGTGTTCAAGTGTGTCGTGTGGGTGAGTGAAAAATCCTACATTGAATAGTAATGGACAAGGTGAGGAAGATATATATAGTGGAAGGATCTATGCATCTGATGCCATGAGATCTTGGGTTGAAATATGGTGTCTTGTCCCTTGAGGGTATATTTGGATTGGTGGTATAGGATGGAATAGAGTAGAATGGAATATATAACATCAATTTTTAAGAATCTAACTAGCTTATTCCATTTCAACTCACTTCATTCCATCTTATACCACCAATTCAAACATACCCATAAAACAACATCTCTTTAGTGTTTTGGATGTGTCATAACCAACcctaaagagaaaaataatattggTATGCTTGTTATAAAAAGctacatattattttattctgaTTGATTCTAATGTTTTCTTGGTCACATCTATCTTGTTTATAAATTAgcaaatgataaatttatgttGCAATGTCAACGAGTTATTTTACTCACATTTTGAAATTCCACAGCCAgccttccatttttttttaaaaagaactGAAAGTTACCTGATAAATGTCACCCTTTTCAGATCGCAAGCCACCTGGTGTGGGACGTGGGAGGGGAAGAGGTAGGGAGGACAGTGCTGGTGGACGCCAACCAAAAGGAGTTGGGCGTGGTTTTGATGATGGCAGTGCTAAGGGACCTGGAGGCCGAGGCAGGGGTGGACAAGGTGGAAAGCCTGGTGGAAGTAGAGGTAAATCATAAATGCACTCATTGTATGTTTTACCACATGTATcttaaattatgtttttgttaTGATACAAAACACTAAATATCAACCtttatttatacatatataaagGAAAAAACCTACATTTACATGTGGTTTAAATATCATGGCTCCATAGTAAAAAACGAAGAAGAAATAGAAGATGAAACCATTGAATTCAGTTTGGGTAGTTGGAATGGAGGAGGTCCTCAAGTGTTTTATGTGATAAAAAGTACCACACAAACTGAAGGGAAAATTTTACTGCACTGCTGAATACCGGCGGTGTTGTCTGACATGGAGTGGTAGATGGTAAAAAACTAACACAAGAATAAAATAAGCGTAGCAAGAGATGAGAATTTAGCGTTAGATGTGTGGAAAGACTAGACAAGATGCAATTAAGAATGACAACTCTTAGAATTTGGGTTGGACCCTACATAACCCCCACAAAACCGGCTTGTAGGGTGAGGACTACCTAccacttataaatattttgtcagACCTTATCTCATTCAATATAGGCTCTTAACGACAACATTAGAGAGAGATTTGGGGTAACACTTATCGTAGAAATTTGGCTTTGGTGGTTTGATCATGCGAGGAGGAGACATGTAAATTCTATGTAAATTTTGTAGTGAGGAGAGTAGATAAGATAGAGAGTAGTCAAATCGCTAGAAAGACTTAAAAAAGCTATAAGAGAAACTATTAAAATAGACCTAAAGATTAAAGAGTTTGATAGAGGTATGATGTATGATAGAATTTTATGATGTCGTTTGATACATGTATTACTTAGTGGGATAAGGCTTAATTGTTGTTGTATAAATCTAATCAAatcacaaaatataaaaaaatacagaagctaattttaagaaataattcaAGATACGTTGAGAATTAagatatttatcatatattccAATACCTCAAATCATCATGTCAGAAATTCAAAGGGTTTCCtgctattttcttttattttcatctGGACTAGATAAGCTTTTgataaacaagaaaattatt from Cicer arietinum cultivar CDC Frontier isolate Library 1 chromosome 3, Cicar.CDCFrontier_v2.0, whole genome shotgun sequence encodes:
- the LOC101511207 gene encoding thiamine pyrophosphokinase 1 isoform X1 — encoded protein: MDFMCHCSNFLLPPDNPNAASSSSSSVSLTYALVVLNQHLPKFAPLLWDHAHIRVCADGGANRVYDEMPLFFPQLNPSHVRTRYKPDAIKGDMDSIRTEVLDFYAKLGTKVIDESHDQDTTDLNKCVVYIRDLIPNTDKSELCILVAGALGGRFDHEIGNINVLCRFSNTRIILLSDDCLIHLLPKNHSHKIFIQSSVEGPHCGLIPIGLPSGSSTTTGLQWDLNNTEMRFGGLVSTSNIVKGDIITVQSDSDLLWTISIKKL
- the LOC101511207 gene encoding thiamine pyrophosphokinase 1 isoform X2, translated to MDSIRTEVLDFYAKLGTKVIDESHDQDTTDLNKCVVYIRDLIPNTDKSELCILVAGALGGRFDHEIGNINVLCRFSNTRIILLSDDCLIHLLPKNHSHKIFIQSSVEGPHCGLIPIGLPSGSSTTTGLQWDLNNTEMRFGGLVSTSNIVKGDIITVQSDSDLLWTISIKKL
- the LOC101511529 gene encoding sm-like protein LSM4 → MLPLSLLKTAQGHPMLVELKNGETYNGHLVNCDTWMNIHLREVICTSKDGDRFWRMPECYIRGNTIKYLRVPDEVIDKVQEETKSRTDRKPPGVGRGRGRGREDSAGGRQPKGVGRGFDDGSAKGPGGRGRGGQGGKPGGSRGAGGRGRG